The sequence below is a genomic window from Nicotiana tomentosiformis chromosome 6, ASM39032v3, whole genome shotgun sequence.
GCGCAAGTCACTAGGCCTCGGGGGtataagacctattaggcaactcCCCGATTTTtaaaggccacggccaccccactcggggactgttatcttggaCAAGCTCGGATAGCTCGGGAAAACAAGTTCGATGGGCAGCTCCCGAAATAAAAGGCTACAGCCAAattaacacggctcggagacgtccgaaactCGTAACCAAAACTAGGCCTTCGAAAAAGAATTTTTTtcaaaaaggctaccctcggcaaactacaATCTCGACTACCTACTTAGGGAAAAGGTTCTGGTAACACCGAACCCCCATGACGCCTTAAAACAAAGTAAGGcaaaggcaaggtttgtttgaATTTTTAAAGCCAAAGGGGAAAGAAAGCCTTGTATATATAATCTTTTTACAAAGGCCATAATGGTTCGATAATGAAATGTACAATGGCCAAAGTGACCTAAAAAAGatgcaaaaagcaaaaaataaaaacatctaAAGGACTAAGTGGGCTGGTCCTCATCGGGGGCAGTGTCTTCACCCTCGGGGTCTTCCCCACCTTCAGATTCAGTTAAGCTCTCAGAGCCTTTGTCGGGAAAAGCCAACTTCCGATCCCTGGCTTCTTCTaccttggcattctcgatttcCTCCAGTATGTCAAAGCCCTGAGCATGGACTTCCTCGAGAGATTCCCACCTTGCATGATCCACTATGCTATTGGCATGTGCCTGAATAGCCTCAACGTCAACCTTGaattgggccactttagcatcgaCCTTGGTATTGTCCACGACCACCTTAGATTTGGCCACCTCGAGCTTCGTGACCAGGCTCTCTTGGCCAGAAATAGCCGAGTTAAGTTCAGATtggagctcctcgatcctcttggacTGCACATAGGTCTTCTCCTTTGCAGCCCAAAGCTTAGCCTCGGCCAACGCCAGTTGTGCTTGGACAACTTCCTTTTGCGAGGTTATGaggtccatatttttcttgaactccTCAGCCTCAGTTTGTATTGCGTCTAACTGCGCATGGAGCTGCCCGATTAGTTCAAGCCTTTCTCGAACCTGCAGGATCAGATCATTAGCCACTGAGTCGAGTTCGTCGTCACTATCTTCAAGTACTCGATTTACCTATTCAGCCCACTCGGTATGCTCCTTTTGAGCCACTTCTAACTCGGTCTGAAGCTTCTCACTCAGAAGCTTATAAGTATCCATCTTCTCGGTGAGCTCCCGAACCTCAGCCTCGTGCTGGGTTAACTCCTCACGGATTTGGAGGAAAGCCTCATGATGAAATACCGAGGTCTGTAAGTGTAAAGAAAGGTGTTAGGATTATTTACAACttcaattttaaaataaataatggaGTGACACTCGATGTTACCCGATTCAAAGTGTGTTGGGCCTCATTGAATAGGCAAGGCACTTCCACCACATCCATCACAGCTtggtcctcttcggtcaccaagcaaCTAAGGTAGCTAGCAACCCCCACAAGGGCAAAAAAACCCCAGGCATCCTCCGGGACATAGAAAACTATCAACCGCCTACGGTCAGGGTTAACACTTGGGGCGGGGAACCGATCCACCAGCTTTAGGCTCGATGAAGAGCGACTAGCACCCGATGATGGTACCTTTCTTGGTACCGGCAAGTGACAAATCCCGGTGACATCTTCTGAGACAGTGGACTCTAACTTATCTAAGAAGTTGTGGATATCAGTCGCCCCATGAGGCCCCTCGTAAGAATGACCTTCTAGCATACCGACCTCGCGTATCATGGCGTCTAAGATCTGAGGGGACCCGATAAGGTCGATCGCCCCAAGATCATCCCTCGGGGCACCTCCCTCTTCTCGAGAAGTGTCGGCCCTGATCTCTCTCTCGACCTCCCTGGCCTGGGGCAAAGCAGCTGTACCCCGTTTTGGTTTGCAGCTACCGGCCAATGCCCTAATGCCTTCTCAACGGCCTCCTCAGATCGAGGAAAAGCGGTCCGCACCCGAGCCACTAGCTCGAAGttattttcttattcttcttcggATTCATCCCTCAGTCGGCGAATCAAGTCCGATGAGAGGGCACTGGTACTTTCCTTAGCTTTCCGCGCcagcctctttttttttttttcttcttctccgagTCCAAAGGGCTCGGGgcccttttccttttcttctcgtCACCTTGcctcggagcaggggactcgaGAGGCACATTCTCATCCTCAAATGAAGGCCTCATAGCAACGTGCTTAGGGAGACCTACAAAAAAAAATAGAGCCTATAAGAATTCGACAACACAAGGAAAAAGTCAAAAACTTATCGAACTAGAAAAGGAAACTTACCATGACTAcaggcctcccaccgacccttcgaTAATTCCATCCAAGCATGCTCGGAGTATGGTCTCTGTGACACAAGGTCCTAGACCCATTCCTTGAGTTGAGGAACCGCATCCGGCATATAGGCCACAACTGCAACACCGAAAACACCCATAAAACGGAGATAAGAGGAGAAATAATAGATTAAATCTTCAAGGCAAAGtaatacttacgtttcatgttccaattcgcgGGAAATGGCATGTCCTCGGGAGGGATCAAATCTGAAGTCTTTATTCGAACAAAATGGCACAGCCAACCTCGGTCCCGAgcctcatctatactcgagaacgggGCCCTACTAGCCCGGCGAGCAAGCTTGGCTAGCCCCCTCGAcagagtcggggactgtagagatgcataaggtgatcgagggtgaaggaACACCCTTCAATTTTATTCACGAAGAATCgaaggagaatcactattctctaGAATGAAGGGCGAATCTGGCCAAGAGTCATGTTGTACCTCTTGCAGAAGGCAATAATGATcgggtctaagggacccaacgtgaaggggtaagtgtaaacacttaaaaaaccctcaATGTAGGTAGTGATTGACTCCTCAGGCGAGGGCACCACCACATGTTTATTGGCCCAGTTGTAATCTTCTTTAACCTTAGTGAGGAAATCATCAGTTATcgtacatatgtacctcgagaccggctcGCATCGACCCGGTACCGAAGAAGTTTTTTAAATCTTAAAATCGGCAACGGTCGGGAACCCTGTAGGAACGAACTTCTCACGGTGTGGTTCCGCCGCAGCCCCATCACCGGTGGGCAGTGATGAAGAGGCGACCTCTTTTTTCGGGACAGTCttagaagttttcgccattgtAGAACAGAAGAAAAGGAAATTAGGAAGGTATGTTTAGCGGTTTGCTAAAAGTTCAAGAAATTTTAGTGCAAGAGTTGGAGAGcaaagggatttttgaagaaCAAGAATATGAGGAGCTTTGAACGTAAAGTTTGAATAAATGAAAGTTAGGGTATTTATAGCTTGCTGATGACGGATCAGAACCCGTAGTGGCTGACCAGGAACTAACATACATTTAATGcattggtaactggaccgacgggacgtttcgatGTCCGTTTGTCACTTACATCATGGCCCATCGAGAGGGGATTCGGAAGTTCATATAGTTTCTTGTCATCTTCTCTCCAAGAAGCgatgggactatctgtatacggtcaaaaccgagttcgCCTCTTGTGTGATTAATCGAGATTGAAATATGGTAGGTTAAAGTTAAATCTCAAATTATATTGAACCGGGGTGCAAAGCTATATCGTTAAACTCGAGAGTATGTCATCGAACAAAATCGAGATCAGACGAGATCGAGGGAAATTTGCCAAGCCGAATAACATAAGGATAAAATATGCGCGATCGGTTGTAGATCACGGcgaaaatctcggcacgtatcaaggaTAGGCCGATTGATTAGCAAATCATAAGATTTCTTACCTTGTATAGAATTATATCAAGAGTAgtactcccctactatataaagagggtctcATCATTTGTAACAAAGAACACATTAcgcaacataaagcaatatactgttATTTTCTACCTTTTATCATCTTGTTATTCTGTTCATACATCAGTTGAGACATCTCTTGGATCAAGGGTGATCGAACTCAAGGGCCAAAGCTGTTCGATTTGGTAAATATTTTGGCATAAAGCTGTTcgattcgtgtggtttgcattaaTTCTTTTATCGTCAATTTCAATTTTAATCTGTTACcttaatttgtatcaagttatatcacgtatccttaaaattacgtataaattcaattgttatccgatttttaggATAAACACTTATTTCAATATTTAATGAGAAAGACGAACAAATTATAATTTTTCATCAAATGAAGTATGAACGAGGAGAAAAGAACCATGGTTAAAATGCTAGTTTAATAAAACAAATCTTGTCCCTTTATATTGAAACGAACACGTGTCAACAATCTAAGACTCCGCCGGAAAAACTTGGGCAAATATTACTGGAGCAGATCCCTACCCAGTTTAAACTACCATATTTTGAACATCAGGACAATGACCTCAAGTTTTCAATATCATTCTTTTTAGCTAATAAGTATAAGCATTCCAGATGAAAACATTAGTTGGTGAGTACTAGCTCTTTTGACTTATGTAATAGGTGTTGACTTATTTTTATTTCTCCCAGTTATGAGGAATCAGTTAATCAGTTAATCTGTTTCAGAGTTGATCTTGATAATTTATCAGTTAATCATTCTTTGGCTTGTCTTGTGTCCTCCCGTGTTATATTATATGTCATGATTCTCTTGCACACGTtccttaaaaaaaattaattaggaTGAAATTTTGATTGCTTTACCCTTATTCACGTCTTAATATTTAATTCTTCTCCATTGGTATTTGAATAAAGTTATTTATAATTGGGATGTTTGTAGTCTTAAAGAATAATTATTACTAaggataaaaaaagaaaaaagacaatcaattttgtcttgaacttctaaagtgacaaataatttgagataattatttTTAGTAATCACGATTGATAATATGAGGCGGAGGGATTAAGAGAATTACGTATAAAATAACTTTCCATTTCCTAGAATAACAACCCATGGAACTTATATGGAACAAAACTTTTGCAGTTAGATGAAATGACATTTCGTAGAATAACAAGCTCTACTCTTCGTTTCTTaatgtaaaaagaaaaaaaaaatgtaaaaagaaGTGTTATTAGCTTAGCAAATGTTTACAAGAATGGACTAATCATTGGAATAGGCTGGTAATTGCAAAGAAAAATCATAACATAGTAGGCGCTTCTAGTTTATATATTCAAAGAAACTATGTCAAAATTATTGGATGTGTGAACAAATATCCACATGGAAAGTAGAAAAGAAAAAGTATTTATCTATAAGGTGTTGGATATTCTTAATAGTGTGAAACCTTTTGGATAAAACAGTGTGAGTCTGGCCCAAATCAGATAATATCACATCATGATAAGAGTATTTTTTGGATTGTGTTTGCCCAACAATTGATATCAAAGTCAATAGTTTGACAATGAGTATGAAAATGGAAGACTGGGGCTCGGCTTAGTGCCTTTTCCCATCTATATGTCGGCTTATCCGTTGATTTGAAAACGCATACACAACCTTTGGGCTTTGGTAATCTTATAAATACTCGGATGATGTGGGTGTCATACAGTTAATCTCCAAATTAATCCATGAACATAATGGTAATGTGTTATGTGAAACTTAATTTAAGGGAAAGATTGTTGTGTGTGTGTGCGAATAAGTCCCACGTAGAaggcaaaaaaaataaaaaaaaatatcaacTTATAAGGTGTTGAATACTCTTAACAATGAGAGACATTTTGGAGAAAATCGTAAAGACGATAATATCACATCATGTTAAAAGTATCTTTAGATTGTTTTAGCTCAAcgaaaactagaatatttaagcTCATGTGTATACCTCGAGTAATTTCAACTTTTTCATGATGCGAAAGTAGAAATCATACAGATCTGCAAAGGGAGCTAACAAAATAGATAATCAAGCAAATACATAACAAAGATACAATAAATGCAAACCACTAATATATAGTTGCATAAACGTCAAATTTAGTTCCCATCTTACCTTAACCCCCCCGGCGAAGGAATGAGGCACAAATGCGAAGGCTGAAGCGCTTTTGAGgaagagaccgcttctgcggtagtttggtcgcttttgcgacgtCACAAGTGTGATATTGatgtccgcatatgcggaatttCGTCTGGCAGcctcacttcgcaaatgcgagatttggctcgcaaatgcgagtttgcagatgcgaaaatgctggacagaatgCTTAAAAATCGGgatttagccatttttactcatttttgagttttgaatctcATATTTGGGCTATTCCAAAGGGGgttttcacgacttcgacttgggtaagtgttctacactcaaaagtgattatatttcataaatccatgtttatattcatcatttatttcggatttagatggaagaaatcaaaattttgtaaaacttttcaaaaacaaaaatttagaatttgaaggtccatttgacatcgtaatttgataatttttgtatggttggactcatctcggtacgattgttcggatttcataagttttttccgagattcgagacgtgtgtcccactattgatttttgagatgaatttcggaatTTAATTCAGAAAATTAGAAATTccatgtggaattaattcctactaatcgtgttgagtatattaaattatttgtgactatatTTACTTtcggacactaattcgcgaggcaaaggtgtattgaaatcttgagttggttgcaaatcgaggtaagtatcgtggttaaccttgacttgagtgagtatgacttatttgtctatttgctacgtgatttaatgtgcgggtataaCGTATATATGAggtaacgagtacttatgcgttgtggttgagtcaaagcatgcaggtGAATTTGGTTATTGTGAATAAttatctatttaattaagatattcctgcttaagttattattgtttatttgatcatctttcatgagattattgctagtttaattattgttgaataattTAGAAGGTGAGGTcgatattctggtattgaattgattgataagtatatatccccgcatttaaatattcttacgaatttatattattatttttatggtaaggaagagtataaaagcatgaagggtgatgccatgccattttcaaagagagttaaagcacgaagggtgatgtcgtgccaaaagagagttaaagcacgaagggtgatgtcgtgccagaagcgagttaaagcatgaagggtgatgtcgtgccagaagagagttaaagcatgaagggtgataccgtgccaattattattattatttatttatcaatttatgggaagaatgagagtaaaagcacgaagggtggtgtcgtaccattttcatattattagttgctcattttattgttgatgatttaATTGGCTGCTACATGACACTTCTcgtgctgaaattattatattattccccttcgcatgttccctcccaaatttataattattaattattgtgttattgttgcttcgtattagTATATgcttgtacatgttgtttacgtacttgtcttgtcatagcctcatcactacttcgtcgaggttaggctcgatacttacggagtatatggggtcggttgtactcatactacactctgcacttcttgagcagattttggagttggtccgagcgacgtaccatagacttgctcggattcagctacccaaaggagacttgaggtattccccttctatcttatcttagttgtgtattatctttcaaacaacttgaattttattcgcacctttatttgtattattctagtagctcgtgcacttatgacaccagattcagggatgtattgtgatgattcggtagttatggtctttcgcactttatttcagtaattgacttccgtttaatCTAATTTGTTtcaaaatggttaagattattctaacgttggcttacctagaaagtgaaatgttaggcgccatcacggtcccgaaggtagaaatttcgggtcgtgacaagtaaaaTACGTGCTATacttttttttccttactaagtttTTCCCACATGGTTTTCCttataagatttttaatgagacaactagttatgcgtattactaaatatgtgtactctttttccttccctgggattttttcctagtaaggtttcaATGAGGCACATTATATTTTAATGAACATCTAAGGggaagtgttataaatatattatattatgagtgttcatttagtactccgttgtaaataaactTCTGGAAgaagcttatctatatgagactccgcTGTAAATACGTTTATCTACTTAGTACTCAattggaaataagcctcatgaagaagcttatcctttcggtactccattatggataaacatcacccgcaatagaagattatctatatataGTAGAATGAGCTTATTCTTTTGGtattccgttatggataaacatcactcccggtagaagattatctatatttggtacaatgagcttatcctttcggtactccgttatggataaacatcaccaccggtagaagattatctatatctggtacaatgaacTTATTATTTCGGTACTCttttatggataaacatcacccccggtagaagattatccatatctggtacagtagcatCTTACAAGCAGCTTATACATGAGCTTGCAAAAGTAGCTTACACATcagctttctttcttctttaaatagaggagatttcagttcattatgtacatcagtttgaaattgaataatatatcagtttctctttaTACTTGTGTTTTACAGTCTTTATTTCATAACAAGTTGGTGAATACTAACTCTTTTGACTTATTTTTATTTCTCCCAATTACGGGGAATCAATTAATCTGTTTCAGAGTTGATCTTGATAATTAATCAGTTAATCATTCTTTGGCTTGCCTTGTAATTCCtctgttcacttttacttgtccactatggaCTTTGCACACcctttaagaaataataaatgaagtgtataatttaccatgatactcatattaattgatgcatatatttttaatggatttgagaaaataatttgaaatgagtaattaatactaTGAGTATAACATAAAAAAAGAAAGTTTCTTCTCTTGATATACTAAAAGTGACACGTAAAagtgaaaatctatttttagaatattagacaagtaaaagtgaacggggGGAGTACTCCCTTCGTCTTATATTATATGTCATGATTCTCTTGTACACGCCctttaacaaaaaataattaggatgagattttgactactttacCCTTATTCACGTCTTAATATTTAATCTTTCTTCATTAGTATTTGAATAAAGTTATTCATAATTGGAGTGTTTGTAGTATTTAAGAATAATTATTTCTaagggtaaaaaagaaaaaaagacaatCAATTTTGTCTTTGAACTTCTAAACTCTAAAGTGACAAATAATCTGAAacaactatttttagtaaccacGACTGATAATATGAGACGGGGGAATTAAGAGAATTACGTGTAAAATAACTTTCCATTTCCTAGAATAATAACCCATGAAACTTATATGGAACAAAACTTGTGCAGCCAGATGAAATTTAACAAAAGTATATCCTCCTAAGTATAGAATCACACATATTTTTGTAGCAATTCTAGCAGCCAAAAAATGTCCAAAATTGTCTACAAGTCAACAACTAGAGGTCTAATTATTCCCTTTTCCTACCATAATATTAACCATTTCTTTTAAGTCCCATAAAAAATTGAATCTTCAAAAGTTCCAAAGAAAAGAAGATCCTTGTAAATGGAACTCATCATAATTCATATAATTCTCCTCAGCAGTATTGTCCAAATTAGGCAATGGTGGTACATAATATTCACCAGATAAATCATCAAAACCTGGAAAAATTCCAAAATCGGACATGTCATTAGTTGTCCCCATTGAAGAAAACATGTCCACAAATCCATTATCCAGGGTCATTTCCGTCTTTTCACTTTCCAACCCAACTAATCCGTTGGAAACGGAAACCGACGGACTCTCCGCACAAAACATTTCCGAGGATGACGACGAAGGATCCGAATTCTCTCTCGGGTTAGCCCAATTACTAACCCGAGGATCCGAATCCGAATtcgcaaactgagccgctgctacTTGAATTTCCGACGGCGTCATGGACCTACCGTTAACTATTTCCGGTGGATTTTCAGGAAAATTGAAATTTGCAGTTTTACCCCTCAAACAAAAAAGTGCTGCATCAAAGGCCCTTGCAGCTTTTTCTGGTGTGTCATAAGAACCCAACCAAATTCTTTCCCTGCTGTTTGGTAGTCTAACTTCTGAAACCCATTTCCCCCATTTCCTCTTACGTACTCCTCTATACTTTGAAGATGAAGATGGTGAATTTTCACAAGTATCTTTTCCGTTGGGTTTCACCATTGTTGTTAAATTCTTTAAAAAAAACCAAGAATGTTgtgatttttgttatttttttattgaagaatatttggttttgtgtctTCGTTTGGTTTTTTTGACAAGAATTTGGAATTGGCGgctatatatataaatatgtttTGAGAGTGAAAGAGTGAGGACTGTGAGTCAACAGGCCGTGTTTTGGACTACGCGTTGGTTGGGTATTTTAGAAGAAGAGGACCACGTGTGATTTTAAAACCTCGTGGATATATTTTGTTATGTCGTGGAAGCTGGGTATAAGATCAGTTATGTTATTTTTGGGTGCCACCTAGTTTGGACATTGTTTGACATGTCAGCATATTTTTGCTCTTTTTGTGGGACCATTTTGACCCCTGTCTGTTCCTCCTGCTTGTCAACTTGTACTAGCTAGTAAAAAGGTTTGAGTTTATCCTTCGCAAGATATCTCACATTCGAGTGGAGGCGGATCTACTTTTTGGGTAGGGTCATCGTTGGCCCTCCATAATTTCGAAAGAAATATACTTATatgcgtgtatatatatatattttaaataacaaatAGTATATATTTTGATTGACACTGTAAATTTTAAATCTTAGATAGCTTCATTGATCAATATGGGAGACATAACTTGACTTTTAGGGTGATGTCTAGGTTCGATTATAATTCTAGTATTTGTTCAAATTTTTATTCGATAATGATACCCCCACTACTTTTAATCTTAGGCCCGTCTCTTATTATTTGAGCATTGGCTATGAAATCGTCTTTGTTAGAGAGCGCTTTATTCCTCAATGTGAGACTTTTCGACGCGAATTCAAATTTAATCGGGCCAAATACAACTACCTAATACCCAACGGAGACCAAATAAAAAAGTTTTGTCTTTATTTTGCTTCTTTATTAATGGCGTTTGTCTTTTCAGCTTGTTAAACTTGATTTTTTGTTTGAATTCTGTCATGATATTATAATTAATGTATCTTGGTTTTGTTTACGAGAGCTTGAGAGAGTTAGAGAGTGATTTAAGGTAGAGAGAACAAGATAAGGTGATGGATCCATCGATAACGGAGTTAATCATTCAGTGACGGACATAGTTTTTCGATAAAActtaagtttatatatatatatatatatatatatatatatatatacccgtaaaatggtacaattcaatttatacgtggtttatacacgagtgaatcgatttgatcctaaaaatataaataaattaaacaagaTTATAAGACTTAGCGCTGAAATCgagataaaatagtaaaaatcctagttccgggagcagagcttccggaGGCAATACTAACAATATTAATAAGCAAGACgataaaatattattgagctttgAAAAGAGTATAGTATGTGCTTGTCAGAAAATCCGTATCCTTACAATGATTGTTGAGTTCACTATTTATAATTGCACCTAAGAAACAAGGCCGTAGGATCAAATCCCTCTTTAATAGCAATTATGAGAGCCATTGGagaatgtgtaacggtaggcagtgaatgccatattaTCTGTAACAGACTATgtacttaatgctatagaatattctctattaaatgctaccgggtgatACGCATTTTATTCCGCCTTTATGAACACCATTCCCTTCGAGAACAAACGAAATCATTACCTTCGGACTTGATGCCATTTGTCTCACTTTTCATCTGCGTTCGATTCCACGTGTCGCTTTATTATGCGAGCATTAAATATTAACATATtttaccatatacagatagtccccctactttccgaTGGCTTAACCTTATGTAATCGAGAAGTTGTCAAAGATACCTTTCTAGGCGGGAGATTCTCTGACCCCCTCTGAAAAATTTATGACGGTTGATTAAATGTACGTCTCTCTACATTTAATGTCccaaacacgcgtcatcccatgattcaacaACACTTTTGCCGTTTATCTAGGTAATTATGGTCACGATTTTAGTCGcttattcctttacttatacgcatcaaccttctCCTTTTACActttataatttttcaaattctctcaaactctctttactcAACTCATACGTGTTTTCCACTAATAACAATGGCCTCATCTTCCAGAAACTCCACTGCTTCAAAGAACAAAGAAAGTGCTGATGATGCTCCTCCTCCCATGGTGAGCACCATAATCCCAGAAAGCTTATTACAACtaaggacttcgaagagaagtaCCCTTCTGCTAACCCCCGAACATGGGTCGTTGGCATATATCCTTCTTCCATCTGTCCTTCTAGCATCCCTGTTGTGAAGCAAGATTGTGGTTCTCAAGATTTAAGCATCATCGCTCCTGACCTGGCAGAGCGGGTAACCTTCTACAAGAAGGGTTTTACTTATTAATATTACGTATGTttatacgtatccctttactttagGCCCGTTCTCATTGAGCGGGGGGCTTGACTCTGTTATTCTGGAGTTTTGCCTTCGTTACCAAGTCTTCTTGGCACATGTGAGCCCTTCTGCGTGGCAAATTATTGCTTGTCGTAGGCGCCTATGCTAGGAGACGGGAGAAGAGCCATTCCTAGCTCGACTgttgaacctttattcccccaagattttcCGTGGGGGAAAGATAAATTTCAGCAATCATGGC
It includes:
- the LOC104115419 gene encoding ethylene-responsive transcription factor ERF017, with amino-acid sequence MVKPNGKDTCENSPSSSSKYRGVRKRKWGKWVSEVRLPNSRERIWLGSYDTPEKAARAFDAALFCLRGKTANFNFPENPPEIVNGRSMTPSEIQVAAAQFANSDSDPRVSNWANPRENSDPSSSSSEMFCAESPSVSVSNGLVGLESEKTEMTLDNGFVDMFSSMGTTNDMSDFGIFPGFDDLSGEYYVPPLPNLDNTAEENYMNYDEFHLQGSSFLWNF